A portion of the Longimicrobiaceae bacterium genome contains these proteins:
- a CDS encoding glycosyltransferase family 4 protein, whose protein sequence is MSFPILVALHTGSKTGYAIAPLERAFFQMAQHLVEDDTKIHFAYRNLERGRPDTLPENFHNIVSLDIRDRSRVELGRVESYVRSHGIRTVFAFDAPVALPSYGPMRKAGVQRIISYQGAPMSSIFPRWKLALKKLEVRLQRHRPDHYIFESEAMRATAVEGRGISRDDTSVVYLGADTNRFAPRARGYAHAQFGIPGSRLLVVFSGHMEPRKGVHVLIESFVELVDRRGRENVHLLVLGNQPGQERAFENLYVGSKAEGHITFGGYRNDVADIFGSADLGAIASTGWDSFTMSSVEMALSGLPLLVSNLQGLAETVDDGVTGYTFPPGDARRLADLIELFTDNPNLRCKMGRAARRRAVERHSVETQVAELAKLVRAVCAD, encoded by the coding sequence ATGTCATTCCCGATATTGGTCGCCCTGCACACGGGATCGAAAACCGGCTATGCGATCGCACCACTTGAAAGAGCATTCTTTCAGATGGCGCAACATCTCGTGGAGGACGACACAAAAATCCACTTCGCCTACCGAAATCTCGAGCGCGGGCGACCCGACACGCTGCCCGAGAACTTTCACAATATCGTCAGCCTCGATATCAGAGACAGATCGCGGGTGGAATTGGGCAGGGTCGAAAGCTACGTACGCTCCCACGGCATCCGGACCGTATTCGCATTCGACGCTCCGGTCGCATTGCCATCCTACGGACCAATGCGCAAGGCAGGAGTCCAGCGCATCATTTCGTATCAGGGAGCTCCGATGAGCTCTATCTTCCCCCGATGGAAGCTTGCGCTGAAAAAGCTCGAGGTCAGGCTGCAGCGCCATCGTCCCGACCACTACATCTTCGAATCGGAGGCGATGCGCGCAACGGCGGTCGAGGGTCGCGGCATTTCGCGCGACGATACTTCCGTTGTCTACTTGGGCGCGGACACCAACCGTTTCGCTCCTCGCGCGCGCGGCTACGCTCACGCTCAATTCGGAATCCCGGGCAGTCGCCTTCTGGTCGTATTCTCCGGACATATGGAGCCCAGGAAAGGTGTGCACGTCCTGATCGAGTCGTTTGTTGAGCTCGTTGACCGGAGGGGAAGAGAGAACGTGCATTTGCTGGTTCTCGGTAACCAGCCTGGCCAGGAGCGAGCGTTCGAAAACCTCTACGTAGGCAGCAAAGCCGAAGGACACATTACCTTCGGCGGATATCGGAACGATGTCGCCGATATTTTTGGGTCGGCAGACCTGGGAGCGATCGCCTCCACAGGATGGGATTCCTTTACGATGTCCTCGGTGGAAATGGCTCTTTCCGGCTTGCCGCTGCTGGTATCCAACCTTCAGGGTCTCGCGGAGACGGTCGACGACGGCGTCACCGGCTACACCTTCCCTCCGGGAGATGCAAGGCGTCTCGCGGACCTCATCGAGCTGTTTACAGACAACCCCAACCTTCGATGCAAGATGGGGCGGGCAGCTCGGAGGCGAGCTGTGGAAAGGCATTCCGTGGAAACTCAAGTAGCGGAGCTGGCGAAGCTGGTTCGCGCTGTCTGTGCCGATTGA
- a CDS encoding glycosyltransferase family 2 protein produces MNTFALVLVALPLLLGVYAYAGYPALLWLLQRTRRERPVAEPEEWPRISITVPAYNEEAQIRGTIESLLRLDYPADRRQILIVSDASTDRTDDIVREYADRGVELLRMPERRGKGAAENAAAQRLTGEIIVNTDASIRIAPDALKPLIARFTDPRVGLASGRDVSVAHVEEDANRGESGYVGYEMWVRKLETRIDGIVGASGCFYAIRSHLQRIPLPEHISRDFAAAIVTRENGYRAVSVDEAICLVPRTTSLKQEYRRKVRTMTRGMGTLWYKRALLNPFRYGVFAWMLFSHKVCRWLVPWTLPLALVGLVMLAPSYPAAGFGLFLATLGAGAAVAGWAVADRPHPPRLLVLAAFAAAGNLAAIHAGIRALKGQTNALWEPTRREVVVQS; encoded by the coding sequence ATGAACACCTTTGCCCTGGTTCTGGTTGCTCTGCCTCTGCTGCTCGGCGTCTATGCATACGCGGGCTATCCCGCGCTCCTCTGGCTGCTGCAGAGAACGCGACGCGAGCGGCCCGTGGCAGAGCCCGAGGAGTGGCCGCGCATCAGCATCACCGTTCCGGCCTACAACGAGGAGGCCCAGATCCGCGGCACGATCGAGTCGCTGCTGCGGCTCGACTATCCCGCCGACCGGCGCCAGATCCTGATAGTCTCCGACGCTTCGACCGACCGCACCGACGACATCGTCCGCGAGTACGCCGACCGCGGGGTGGAGCTGCTGCGCATGCCGGAGCGCCGGGGCAAGGGGGCCGCGGAGAACGCGGCGGCGCAACGGCTCACGGGGGAGATCATCGTCAACACCGACGCCTCCATCCGCATCGCGCCGGACGCCCTGAAGCCGCTCATCGCCCGCTTCACCGATCCGCGCGTGGGGCTCGCCTCCGGACGCGACGTCAGCGTGGCGCACGTGGAGGAGGATGCCAATCGTGGAGAGTCCGGCTACGTCGGCTACGAGATGTGGGTGCGGAAGCTGGAGACCCGCATCGATGGGATCGTGGGGGCATCGGGGTGCTTCTACGCGATCCGCTCGCACCTGCAGCGCATTCCCCTGCCGGAGCACATCAGCCGCGACTTCGCGGCGGCCATCGTCACCCGGGAGAACGGGTACCGCGCGGTTTCGGTGGATGAGGCGATCTGTCTGGTCCCCCGCACCACCTCGCTGAAGCAGGAGTACCGCCGGAAGGTGCGCACCATGACCCGAGGGATGGGCACGCTCTGGTACAAGCGGGCGCTGCTCAACCCCTTCCGCTACGGCGTCTTCGCCTGGATGCTCTTCAGCCACAAGGTCTGCCGCTGGTTGGTCCCCTGGACCCTGCCGCTGGCGCTGGTCGGGCTGGTGATGCTGGCGCCGTCCTACCCTGCGGCTGGCTTCGGGCTGTTCCTCGCCACCCTCGGCGCGGGCGCAGCCGTCGCCGGCTGGGCAGTCGCCGACCGCCCCCATCCGCCACGCTTGCTGGTGCTGGCTGCCTTCGCCGCCGCGGGCAACCTGGCTGCCATTCACGCCGGCATTCGCGCGCTCAAGGGGCAGACTAACGCGCTGTGGGAGCCGACGCGACGCGAGGTCGTCGTGCAGTCCTAG
- a CDS encoding glycosyltransferase, with the protein MTGTLVTPIPEASGRADPSLEESARPDAPLSIVHLTAPAPFGGLESVVLSLASGQRARGHQVHVVAVVTPMEAVHPFVAALRESGVPATQLKLPARAYLDERRRIVAICRAEGAQVVHTHGYRSDFFDSGVARKLGIPRVSTVHGFCGGNWRGRLYEWLQVRALARFDGVIAVAAPQVDRLRAEGVDPQRIHLVPNAWAPTESLPAAEARAALGIPLDVLHLGWVGRLSPEKGADLFLEALALVPDLPLVASIVGDGSQRQALQERAASLGLGNRVRWQGSLPAAGRYFRAFDGFVLSSRTEGTPMVLFEAMAARTPIVAAEVGGVPHVLSANEALLVRPQDPGALAAALRQLASDPEAARTRAERAKARLEHDYGMDPWLDRHEAIYRRLVTHSHKAR; encoded by the coding sequence ATGACCGGGACCCTCGTGACTCCCATCCCCGAGGCGTCCGGTCGCGCTGATCCCTCGCTGGAGGAGAGCGCGCGCCCCGACGCCCCGCTCTCGATCGTGCACCTGACGGCACCGGCGCCCTTCGGGGGCCTGGAGAGCGTGGTGCTCTCTCTCGCCTCAGGTCAGCGGGCCCGCGGACACCAGGTGCACGTCGTGGCCGTGGTCACGCCGATGGAGGCCGTCCATCCGTTCGTGGCGGCGCTTCGGGAATCCGGGGTGCCCGCCACGCAGCTGAAACTGCCCGCCCGCGCCTACCTCGACGAGCGCCGCCGCATTGTGGCGATCTGTCGCGCGGAGGGCGCCCAGGTCGTCCACACCCACGGCTATCGCTCCGACTTCTTCGACTCAGGCGTGGCGCGAAAGCTCGGAATCCCGCGGGTGAGCACGGTACACGGCTTCTGCGGAGGGAACTGGCGCGGACGGCTGTACGAGTGGCTGCAGGTGCGCGCCCTGGCGCGCTTCGACGGCGTTATCGCGGTCGCGGCGCCGCAGGTGGATCGCCTGCGGGCCGAAGGGGTGGATCCTCAGCGCATCCACCTGGTGCCGAACGCCTGGGCCCCTACCGAATCGCTGCCCGCGGCGGAGGCTCGCGCCGCGCTGGGGATTCCCCTCGACGTCCTTCACCTCGGGTGGGTCGGGCGACTGAGCCCTGAAAAGGGCGCCGACCTCTTTCTCGAGGCGCTGGCGCTGGTGCCCGATCTTCCCCTGGTAGCCTCCATCGTCGGCGATGGCTCGCAGCGGCAGGCGCTTCAGGAGCGGGCGGCATCGCTCGGCCTGGGCAATCGCGTGCGCTGGCAGGGTTCCCTGCCGGCAGCTGGCCGGTATTTCCGCGCCTTCGACGGCTTCGTCCTGAGCTCGCGCACCGAGGGCACGCCGATGGTTCTCTTCGAGGCGATGGCGGCGCGAACGCCGATCGTCGCCGCGGAGGTGGGCGGTGTGCCACACGTCCTCTCAGCGAACGAGGCTCTGCTGGTCCGACCGCAAGACCCCGGCGCCCTCGCGGCGGCGCTGCGCCAGCTCGCGTCCGACCCGGAGGCGGCCCGGACCCGTGCCGAGCGCGCAAAAGCACGCCTCGAACACGACTACGGCATGGACCCGTGGCTTGATCGGCACGAGGCGATCTACCGACGCCTCGTCACTCACTCACATAAGGCCCGATGA